GGGGTGCAGGCTGAGGGGTCTTATCATGGAAGCCTtggctttttccttctctgtgtcacAGAGGTGATCATACTCATTAGAACACCAGAGGCCCAACCCAGGACCACATGTATAAGCCTCCTATGTTGGCCCAGAAGGGCTTCCTATGCATATGTTGTTAAGGAGGGCAGTTACTTCACTGGCTGTGAACTCAAGCTCAGAGAGGCCATGTGTTTGACCTAAGGTCACCCAGCTGCAAAGGTCAGAACTCcatagttccattttttttttttttcttttttttttggtttttcgagacagggtttctctgtgtagtcctggctgtcctgatactgactctgtagaccaggctggcctcgaatgcagaaatccgcctgcctctgcctcccaagtgctgggactaaaggtgtgcgccaccaccaccacagcccggccatCATAGTTCCAGCTTTTCATTTGAGAGACTGTATTTTCTCCTCAGGAGGCAACCCTGGGGTCTCACTGCAAGTAGCCGAGCCCTCAGACTGACAGAGAAATGGGTGGTACTCAGGCATTGTCCTATCTGCTGGAAGCACAATTCCCTGCAGGGCCCTTCCCCCACATGGCTACCCAACAAAGACACTCCCTACTCCTGGGACACAGGCAGCTGAGGACACTGTCTAGATAAGCTCAAGTGTCAACTAAGAGGCTGCTGGTGGCTTTGGGAGCTGAGGAGTGGAGACAGATGCCTTGGGAGGCCTCACCCACTTCCTACCTGGCCAGGCTCTTCCAATGCTTGCTGTGTCAACAGGTAGTCACCAGCTTCCAGTCAAAGCCCTGGACCCCTAGCTGCTCTCTTATCCACTGAGCAGTGCTAAGAGGTGCTACCAGCTTAGAGACCTCTGAAAAAACCCCTCCATTAAGGACATGCAGGAGCCAAAGGTTGGGGGCCTAAAGAGAGGTCAGGGCtaagtcttgtttttttttatgtgaccACAGGAGCCCTGACAATTCTAGGCAAAACTCTGGGAAGGCAGCACCTCTGCTACTGCCCCAGGGAGTATGTCTTCAACTTAGCTACACAAAGGTGCTTCAAATGCTACGAGATGATAACCAGAAAAAGGATACCAGAAATCACCCTCCATTCCCACCCACAAGaccaccttcctcttcctccaccaccacctctgaCTTCCTCGATTTGCCCCACCCATTCTAGAGCTTTCTGTGTAGTTTCTCAGCTTTATGGttgttcttccttctgtctgGAACACATTTCTACCTCTTCGTCCGGGTAACTCACAAGAAACTCTAAACTGAAACATGACCTCAGAAAGATTTCCTGGTGTTAGGCACAGTTGAGCATGATTATAATCCCAGGTCTTAAAAAGCTGAGGCAGCGGGCTGCTCTGCGGTTAAGACtgttcttccggaggtcatgagttcaaatcccagcaaccacatggtgacttacaaccatctgtaatgagatctgatgccctcttatggggcatctgaagacagctacagtgtacttaaatataataaataaataaaaacctttgggccggaGCAAGCGGGGcaggagtgagagggagaagggaaagggaaggggaaaaacatCTGAGGCAGATTtgatgggtggtggtggcacacacctttaaatcctggtacttgggaggcagaggcaggcagatctctgtgagtttgaggccagcctggtctacagagtgagttccaggatagtcagggctacacagagaaaccctgtctcgaaaaaccaaaccaaaccaaaccaaccaacaaacaaacacaaccccacaaaaccaaaactgaaagTTTTCCCAGATCCTTGAAGCCTGACACAGGCTCACAGGACTGTCACATAACCCGCCTGTCGTCCTTCTGACACACAGGTGAAGCATTCTTCACTGACTCTCCAGTATGTGCACATCAGCTGGCTTCAAGGTCCCTCATAGAGATCAGCGTGCAGACCGAACTCAGCAAATGTGAGTTCTTGTCATCAGCCCCAACAGTGTCATCCTGCTCAACACTGACGATACTCTTTTGATACTCTGGTTTGAGTCACAAAATATTTGGAGAACCTCAATAGAACCCAAGAAGAATCAAGCTCAGAGGTGAGTTCTCCCTCCTTGTGGTGCAAACTACTCACCTATGCCTGATATGGTCCCCCAGGCCACAGCCATAGCCAAGTGTGCCATCTTGGGCCCAACACCTGGCAGGGCCACCAGCTCAGCCACGGAAGCAGGGATGTCCCCTTCATAGCGCTGCTGCAGGATGGCTGTGGTCTGCTTGATGAATTTTACCTTGGTCTGAAAGATAGTATGGGTCAGCCTTGCGATAAGGTATGGCTTATTCTGGGAGGACCCACAGTTGCCCAGAGTCACAGACCACCACTATGTCTCATGTAGAGGTAACTACCTGTCCTACTTCTCCAGGAAGTGAAGAACCAAAGGCAGCAAAGAGGCCTAAAGGGAATCCTGGCAGGCCTCCGGTGCATGACTACCCACCTTCCTCTAATGAGGGCCAGTGACATGTGTGGGAACTGGCTCGGGTCCCCTGCCTCAGTACTCCCTTCAGAGGCTAAACTATACCTAGACTCAATAGCACCTGGACCTTCAGGAAGGAAGGCTGGAGCCTGGGACTCCCCCAGGCAACCGCTAGAACAGCTGGGTGGCTCCCATCCTGTGCCTGAGTGGAGAGGGCTATTTAAAGCCAATCTGATAGACGGTGGCCCACACAGTGCCAAGGGGAAGCACCCCACCCACAGAGCCACTTTCAAGAGATCCACCCACCACCCAGGGTTCTGTGGAGTAGCAGAGCTGCCTCTTCCAGAGCGACACTCTAGGGAGCctaggaggggaagggaagaaagggaagtggaggcagctgggtgggaggggagagaaatgaagagatgaACACAGGAACATCCCAGGAACTCCAGGGACAGGGCACTAGCCCCATGGGATAGACTCTTGGCAGGTCAGAAGCATGAAAAGCTTCTGGAGTCAGAGATGCCTGCCTCTCATCTCCAGAATAGTGCCCCCTCTTGGCTCTGTTGCCAAAGGTAACACTTACCCTCCAGAAGCCCACAGGGTAGATGAGTCTGCCCAGCAGGTCATCATCTGTCTGCAGGATACTTTCCACAGTCAAGCCCCGGGCCCGCAGCCGCTGCATGGCACCCGCTGTAACCTGGTCTTTGGTCTGACTGGAGAGCATCAGTGACAGGAGTACCTGGTATCTCCTCACCTGCTTGTGCAATGACAGGGGCCAGGATGATGACTGGTCCTAGTCCAGTCCCTTACCCATCCGTCTGACATATCTACCATAGACTAATCTGCTTCTCGAGAGTAGCATGAAACTCTGATGAATTAGTTGGAATCATACCTAGTATGGGATAGATATTAGACAATTGCTAGCTACTATTGCTACAGTGTTTGCTTGGTCAATAACACTACTCATTTTATAGGTAAGAAGGCGCAGAGTCAGAGATACTCAGGTTATCCAGGATCAGAAGGTGGTTAGAGCTATGGTTAGTCTAAGGAACCAATGCAGTGTAAGGAAGCCTGCTTCTCTTGCATTATTGGATGTTCCCAAGTGCACCACCACTATGCACAAGGCCTCAAGTCTCAGGCGCCTCTGACATGCACAGTGGTCACAATGATTGACAGGTGATACATGCTGCACAGTACCCTAAGGTGACGGTAGGAGCACCTCCTGGGTGCACCCTGTAAGGTGGGTGTCAGCTGAGAGAACTGGCAGGCCTTGCTCTGGTTTCTGGTAGAGGCCTAAGAGGAAGCAAGCATCTTGCTTCCATGGAAGAACATGCAATCCCTGGATAGGTGGAGGCACTGCCTACCTTTGGGGGGGCACTAGCATCATAGCACTGCTCGGCACCTAGCTGGTCCACAGGTGCGTCCTTCTTGCTTCTCATGATGCGGATGTTGGCCAGCTGCTGCTGCCAGTTCTGGGGTTCCCAAATGGGCGCTTTGAGGGGCTCAGCATCTTCACCTTCCTCACTGTTAGCAACCTCATAGGCCACATGTACTTTTTTTGTCTTCCGTGGATGTCTCACAGGCCTGtggccttttcttccttctgcaaAAAAAGTGCCATTCAGTCTTTGGAGTGGGCTTTCTATGAGGGCAGGGTAAGGGTGCTGCTTACCTGCCAACCCACTTTACCCTCACTTATTTgcacaatctgtccattgtctACCATGCTGTGTGTAGAGGCACTCACTGTGCTCTGCCCTTGTCACAACAGTGCACAACAGTAGTCTGACAAAAGTGCCTGTTAGCACACCAAGACACTAGTAACAGCCTCTAAGATAATGTAATCTCTTCACACTCAAATTGGACTGTGCCGCTAACCTTCAGAAATCATTGCATTCAGGATGAGCTCCAAACTACTAGAATCAAAGCATTTGCTGCCCTAACAGTACCAACACTTTCCATGGCATTTGGCTCTTGCCGGGCCTCAGCCGGGTTCCCAGGGGCTCTCCACTACTGAACCGATTCTGGGGCCATTGCTGCCTCTGCACACTCCCGGTCTAGCCACTTATAAGTCCCAGCTGGAGACATGCAGGGGCTCTGATAATTGCTCCCTGAGTACCACTAGttggcacatagtaggtcctTAATGGCTACAGGACAAATACAATGAGTGCCATGccctttcctgtttcctctctgggGCTGTTTTCTTTCAGAACCACCGTCCAGATGGGGGAGAAGACTTCTAGCTGGGTGTGTTCTTGGCACACATCCTGGCCCTACAAGAGAGGGAGGCAGCTCTGAGGATAGAGCTGTGTCCCACAGACAGTCTGAACAAGTAAATGTCCTAAGCTAGGCTGGTTGGACTAAAACTTTTCACTGGCGACAAGAGTGGATGAACACATCCAGAACCCAGTCTTACGGACCCCTGCAGATCTTGCGGGTCCCAGATCCTTGGAAAAATCTAGAGTGGGGCCACGTGAGACTCAAGCGTTTGTAGGCGGTTGCCTACTCCGCGGAGCCTAGAGTTTAGGTCAGATGTTGCGGCCCCGGAGCAAGCCTGGAGCCAAAGTTCCACGTCCCTcctttcctaaaaaaaaaaccctgttagCGCAGCGCTACCTGCAGCAGCTTCTCGCGGGGCGAGCTCCTCCCTACACCCTTCCGACGCGATCCTAGTCGCGCGGCTTCGACTGCGAGTCACCATCCGCACCCCTGAGTTCATGCTTGGGCTGTAAACTACTCCTCCGTGCGCCCTCGCGGGCCCACCACTTGCTCAGCGTGCACGCAGAACTACAATTCCCAGAGAGCTCAACGCAGATACTCAGCAAAGCCTCGCCCCCGGAAGTCCAGGTTGCGCTTCCGGCAGCTGCACTGGGCCGGGGGTGTGCGCCCTTCCCTGGGTGCAGGAGGACCTGCGCGCCAAAGGCGCGCGCGGGGTGAGTAGCCCTGGAGGCTCTGACTGCTGGGGCGGGTCGGGATGGTTGTGAGGTCGCGTCGCGATGGGGTGAAGGGGAATTGGCCTTTCTGTATCCAAGTCTCCGCCGCGCTCACCGCTGACAAGTCCCAGCGCTCCAAGCCCTCCATTGCGGGTGTGAgctggcttctgcttctgttaTCCTCGCGGCAGCTCCTCCTTAACATAGGGAGAAAATTAATGGTAATCTTAATGGCTCTGTTCACCCAGCGGCGGCAGGCGGGTCGCTAGATTAAGCCTATCCCTCAGGGGTTGATTTGTGTCAGAGTCCCTCCTGAATGGAGTTGAGTTGCCCCAGGGGCTGTAGGGAGGCTTTGTTATTGCTTATCCTAGACCTAGGATCCTGGAGGTTCGCCTCAAGGGCAGGAGGGGAGAACATTTCCTGGAGTGTATCAAAtaatatgtggggttttttttttttttgttttttttgtttttgtttcctgcaCAGAGCAGTTCTCTAGTACTGCCCTGCCCACCATGGCCAAACCAACAAGCAAAGATTCAGGCTTGAAGGAAAAGTTCAAGATACTGTTGGGACTGGGAACATCAAGGCCAAATCCCCGGTGTGCAGAAGGCAAACAGACTGAGTTTATCATCACATCGGAAATCTTGAGAGTGAGTGGCCGCTATCTTGGCTAGCTCAGCACGAAGGGCAAGGAAGGCTGGGTTTATCTGTCACTGAATTCTATGGGAGATGGGTTGCTGGTGACAGTCTGCACAGGGCTGCTGTCCCCAGTACTGGGGAGACATATATACATGCCTGTCCTCAGGATCTTGGTGACCTGCTTTAGCACACTTGCTTCAGAATTTAGGTGTTGTATGAAAACTTATTTTGTTTAGTGTTATGGTGGATAGATGCCCTGTACTCTCTCAGtacatgagaggcagaggagatAGGATTATGAAGTTGGAGGCCACCCTGTGGCAGCCTAATTGTAGACCCACCTGAGCTACTACAGTAGTGaggctagctcctcctctctctgcagaggtacgtttccttttttgttttctttttaaaattagagatCCAGccctaaaaaccaaaccaaacaatacaaaatgctgtgtgatgctggtggatacttttaatcccagcactgggcaggcagaggcaggcgggtttgaGATCAGCCCAGtttacagagtttcaggacagccagggctatacaaactttgtcttgaaaaaccaaaaccagctgggtagtggtggcgcacccctttaatcccagcacttgggaggcagaggcaggcggatttctgagttcgaggccagcctggtctacagagtgagttccaggatagcccggGCTataatagagaaaccctgtctcgaaaaactaaaacagaaaaaagaaaaagaaaaacccaaacccaacccaaaccaaaccaccacagaaagaaAGCCAACTCTTACAGATGTGGCCTGAAATCATCCTGTCACAGGTGTTAGGAGTATGATGAGGTGTTAATAGACAGTTTGTGACAACTTTCTACTCATTGTTTTTTGGTGTTGGAGATTTAGTGTAGGTCTCATGTGCTAAATATGGCACCAAGGAACCATAACCTACATTTCTCCACCTacttaaactatttttaatttttgtcttatgTGTGTGGACGTCTTGCCCATAAATAAATGTTGCCGATAACTTTGTACTTGAAGCATTTTCCACTCAGACACAAATCAAATATTCATCATTTGGTGAGGGTTGTAAATAAGTCTGGGACATCTATATACAGTGGGTATGATTTACCAGTAGAAAGCATCAAGAAGTGACACATGTCCCAGCATGAAGGAACATTGAAAGCAGGCCACGAAGGAAGCTGGTCATAGCCAGACTTGTGGTATGAAATGTCCAGAACTGGCAAGTTGGagctggaaggaagaaggaattggtacgtgtttttttttttttttttttttttttttttttttttttaataaacattcttGAAGAGGTAGTGATGACTGTAAGTGTTGTGACAATCCTAAAGTTTGCAGTTTAAAATTGTTACAGTGGCCAGGCTGGTGGCTCATgccgtaatcccagcacttgggagtcggaagcaggaagatcacctTGAGTTCAGAGTCTGGGCCTGACTTCCAGGCTAGCTCGGGTCACAGAAGAGGATGCTGTGAATTAATAAGGAGAATTGTTCTAGTggtatattttatgttatgtgaGTTCTATCTAGTAAAACTTTCGGTTAGGGAAGTAAAGTTGTCCTTGTCAATCCAAGAGCTACAGATTGTTAGGTTTGGTgggacacgcctttaatcccagcacttcagaggcagaggcaggaggatttctgtgagtacCTGTTGATGCTAGagttgtctacacagtgagttctgggttACCTAGGGTTGCAGACacaataaaacaaccaaaacaaaacaaaaaatgggctACAGTTGATATGGTGGTTGTAGTCCCAGTGCTTGTGTggcggaggcaggagaattgccatatGTTTGAAGTTGGCCTGGGCTATAATGTGGGTACAAGGACAACCTGGAATGCACAGAGCTtcagccttaaaaacaaaacaaaacaaaacaaaacaaaacaaaacaaaagaaaacaaagtgctGGGTTATGGTGGTGGTTGGTGTGTGTTACTAATCCcgcccagtactggggaggcagaggcagcaggatctctgtgagttcgaggccatcctggtctacagaacaagagaaatgcaggagagagagagagagagagagagagagagagagagagagagagagagagagagagagagagagaaagaaacacgaAAACCCATTGGTTTACAGGGGAACAACTTGTAGACCGTTTCGGACCGGCAGTTAAGAAGACCTCCTCTGTTTAACCTCTgcccttttcctcttttctcttctctaggAACTGAGTTGTGAATGTGGCCTCAACAATCGTATCCGGATGATAGGTCAGATCTGTGATGTGGCAAAAACTAAGAAACTTGAAGAGGTAGGTTTGCCTCAGCTATGCCGCTGGAGTGGTGCATGCCCACTGTGGGTTGTAGAGAGTCCTTTAGTTTGCTGTTGCTGTCTTGagctgttttttcttgtttttgagacttgctatgtagtcctagctggcctggtattcactgtgtagttcaggctgatATGAACTTGATATGGtccttcttcctcagcttcttcagtgtagattgggattacaggtatatccCTGACAGCTGGCTTTGTGATGATTCAATTTTTACCATTTTAGAGAAATTTAGCTTTCATCTTAGAGGTGTGGAAGCTTCTAGAAATGCCCTAAGTGCAACCCAGAGAGACTTACCTTGGGGGTAGCAAAAGGAATGGGCTTTCCCTGAATTCTTGGAAAAGCTTATGGCATGCATGTCTGCTTATCCTCtttgtagtggtggtggttgagataggaactcactatgtagaccaggctggccttggaatcAGAATTGCCTTCCTGTGCCTCgagcgccaccaccacctggcttcagAGTGGGTCCATAACGTTTAGTTGGCACTCACACAGGAGCACCTTGGAGTAGGTGTCTGGGGCAGATGCCTGTTTAGGGCTCCATCTGTGCTGCTTGTTCTGAGCACCACGGTGCCTCTGAATGCAAAGAGAGCTACTAGGGACTCCCTGGCAGACTGCTTCCCTATCCTGCCTGTTCTCCTTTTCCAGCCTGTGATCTGGGACCCATTAATCAGACATGGCTGGTTGTCAGATGTGGTGGCGAAAGTCTCTCATGGAGCTGGTTTTAAGTCAGAAGACCCTATTGTGTGCTTTTTGTTGTCGTCCTTTGCGGGGCTGAGGTTCTTGGAGAtcacacccttctcactgtcctcttTCTGTTGTGGCAGCATGCAGTGGAAGCACTTTGGAAGGCTGTCTCAGATTTGCTACAGCCAGATCGGCCACCAGAAGCCCGGCATGCAGTTCTGGCCTTGTTGAAGGCCATCGTGCAGGGACAGGTAAGGGGCGGAGCTGTGTGAAGCTGTGGGATGAAGGCAGACCATCACCATTTGAGCTCCTGTCTTTGCTGCTCTGCCAAGGACAGGGTCCAGCAACCAGCCTGACTGTGAGAACATCCCGGTGTCACATGTCTGGTGATCGTGGCCAGTCACTGTAGCTCTTATGTGAGTAGAGAGTGAGAGCTGCAGCTTCTGGGTGTGGCACACGTACCTCGTGCAGGAGATTAGAATGTGTGTGGCAGTTGCTGTTACTGACCAGTTTTCCAGTTATGGCCACTCCCTAATTATTCTCTAGCCATTGAGGCCTCGGCTGGCCTTTAGCCCCCATGGTCCTTCTCTGTTCAATCCTGGAAGGGTCTTCTTCTAGGCCACTCTCTTCCTTGACAGTCTAGCCTCTCAAAGAGCTGTGGTGTCTCTCCTAAGGGCTGTGGCACCTCTTCTGGGGCTAGATCTTTATCCTCACAATATGAAGTCACACTAGTCTAGCCTAACTCTTGAGTTGGGCCAGAGTAGGAGCTTTACTGTCACATTGTGTGCCTGCCCCTGACCATGTCCAGAGCTTGATGTGTTAGGTAGTGTAAACATGACATTCAGCGATTGTCCAGTGCCTC
The nucleotide sequence above comes from Arvicanthis niloticus isolate mArvNil1 chromosome 6, mArvNil1.pat.X, whole genome shotgun sequence. Encoded proteins:
- the Nthl1 gene encoding endonuclease III-like protein 1 encodes the protein MNSGVRMVTRSRSRATRIASEGCREELAPREAAAEGRKGHRPVRHPRKTKKVHVAYEVANSEEGEDAEPLKAPIWEPQNWQQQLANIRIMRSKKDAPVDQLGAEQCYDASAPPKVRRYQVLLSLMLSSQTKDQVTAGAMQRLRARGLTVESILQTDDDLLGRLIYPVGFWRTKVKFIKQTTAILQQRYEGDIPASVAELVALPGVGPKMAHLAMAVAWGTISGIAVDTHVHRIANRLRWTKKMTKSPEETRKNLEEWLPRVLWSEVNGLLVGFGQQICLPVHPRCQTCLNKALCPAARNL